A portion of the Paenibacillus marchantiae genome contains these proteins:
- a CDS encoding MarR family winged helix-turn-helix transcriptional regulator — MDINELNEDEMRLWNTWKGSFKRVFGSVVKEMSEYTGLSEGDFGVLDRLFQFGDGKLRQQELADSMDWDKSRLSHHLTRMEKRGLVLRKPLDTDRGVQVIITPVGKSALDEALPIVSKAIRKYFLDLLTDQDIKSITELAERTKKIDRSPSNDSSS, encoded by the coding sequence ATGGATATTAATGAACTAAACGAAGACGAAATGCGACTATGGAATACATGGAAAGGCTCCTTTAAACGAGTCTTTGGTAGCGTTGTAAAAGAAATGTCTGAATATACAGGACTATCAGAAGGTGATTTTGGAGTATTAGATCGTTTATTCCAATTTGGGGATGGTAAACTTCGCCAACAGGAATTAGCTGACTCGATGGACTGGGATAAGAGCCGACTATCTCATCATCTAACGCGTATGGAAAAACGAGGTCTAGTTCTGAGGAAACCACTGGACACAGATCGTGGTGTGCAAGTCATTATTACTCCCGTCGGAAAGTCAGCCTTGGATGAAGCCCTTCCCATAGTCTCAAAGGCAATACGCAAGTATTTTCTAGATCTATTAACTGATCAAGATATTAAGTCAATAACTGAACTGGCGGAACGAACCAAAAAAATTGACAGATCGCCTAGTAACGACTCTTCATCTTGA
- a CDS encoding immunity 53 family protein, with translation MMNALKWLQNWYYENCNGDWEHSYGVKIDTVDNPGWSIEINLAETYLEDTPFDSIEEERTDEDWFYCIVRDGVFHGAGGATNLEEILIHFKNWASSIER, from the coding sequence ATGATGAATGCATTAAAATGGCTTCAGAACTGGTATTATGAAAACTGTAATGGAGATTGGGAACATTCATATGGTGTGAAAATTGATACAGTGGATAATCCCGGTTGGTCTATTGAAATCAATTTGGCGGAAACTTATTTAGAGGATACGCCATTTGATTCGATAGAAGAAGAGAGAACTGATGAAGATTGGTTCTACTGTATTGTGAGGGATGGAGTATTTCATGGTGCAGGCGGAGCAACGAATCTAGAAGAGATACTGATTCACTTTAAAAATTGGGCTTCAAGCATAGAAAGATGA
- a CDS encoding protein kinase, with product MTSSQKESYVSHETRLTRYAIVSTAVTLLSDEQLRERVEDATGLDTGIGGATVLMQIEETPIFVKIIPLTEKERLTENAMSTKNVFKLPPYCQYGIGSPGFSVWREVAAHTMTTNWVLANHCASFPLMYHWRVLKSPERRTPISDELSDVSRMVEFWDTSKMGDRIEALEQSEYSVVLFCEYIPYNLHDWLYEQIAIGESKAASALSMVDLNLRSAVSFMNANKLHHFDLHFKNVLTDGNRVYISDFGLATSSRFELSDSELNFLEVNKTHDGCYVVTTLVNWLVTALVGTVNRTERIDYIRRCTERDELPEMMDSAAKIIMRYAPIAVVMNDFYTNLISMSRTTIFPVEEIERICSSKTN from the coding sequence ATGACATCATCACAGAAGGAGTCTTATGTTTCTCATGAAACTCGCCTTACCCGCTATGCTATCGTGTCCACTGCCGTAACATTGCTCAGTGATGAACAGCTTCGAGAACGAGTAGAAGATGCTACGGGTCTTGATACTGGCATTGGTGGTGCAACGGTTTTGATGCAGATTGAGGAAACGCCCATCTTCGTGAAAATAATACCACTTACGGAAAAAGAAAGGCTCACTGAAAATGCCATGTCCACGAAAAACGTTTTCAAACTTCCTCCATATTGCCAGTATGGCATAGGTTCTCCAGGTTTTAGTGTGTGGCGCGAGGTTGCAGCCCATACCATGACCACCAACTGGGTGCTGGCAAATCACTGTGCGAGTTTTCCGTTAATGTACCACTGGCGGGTGTTAAAAAGTCCAGAACGACGAACTCCAATCTCTGATGAACTGAGCGATGTTTCCCGTATGGTTGAGTTTTGGGATACTTCAAAAATGGGTGACCGTATTGAGGCACTTGAACAATCCGAGTACAGTGTTGTACTGTTCTGTGAGTACATTCCCTACAACCTGCACGATTGGCTTTACGAACAGATTGCTATTGGTGAGAGTAAAGCCGCTTCAGCACTGTCCATGGTGGATTTGAATCTGCGATCCGCTGTCTCCTTTATGAATGCAAACAAGTTACATCATTTCGATCTCCACTTTAAGAATGTTTTAACCGACGGAAACCGTGTTTATATTTCGGACTTTGGTCTTGCGACGTCTTCTCGGTTTGAACTGTCCGATTCTGAATTGAATTTTCTTGAAGTGAACAAGACTCATGATGGGTGTTATGTGGTAACAACGTTAGTGAACTGGCTTGTAACGGCATTAGTTGGCACGGTAAACCGAACTGAACGTATAGACTACATACGCCGTTGTACTGAGCGCGACGAGTTGCCAGAGATGATGGATTCAGCAGCAAAGATTATCATGCGGTACGCTCCAATAGCCGTAGTGATGAATGATTTCTACACTAATCTCATTTCGATGAGCAGAACTACGATTTTTCCAGTTGAGGAGATTGAACGGATCTGTAGTAGTAAGACTAACTAG
- a CDS encoding glycosyl hydrolase family 18 protein: MKKLLYLSIISTILSSFLLSSSYVSAGSNSKIVLGYYAQDENAYDSLITNYSHLTQVSTDSFTFDSKGKILGSAPKEAISFANKKNIETFAAVSNWQGDYFNAALAHKIVDDAKVRKEAIKSILNLVKTNQYKGINIDFENIEAKDRKAFSSFIGEISQTLRPKGYLTMVSVPAEFENDPTNSWSGAFNYKELGKHADYIQVMTYDQNGPWGPSGPVAGKDWMEAAIEYTISEIPLQKVIIGVPAYGYNWNETKKNGDIIALKEIPALIASTGAKPEWDESSSSISLRYQADDGSKHVVWYENAASIQEKTHLTIKYNLAGISIWSMGTEDSGFWQAISAGLKE, from the coding sequence ATGAAAAAACTTTTATATCTCTCCATAATCAGCACAATATTAAGTAGTTTTCTTTTATCGTCGAGTTATGTTTCAGCGGGTTCCAACTCCAAAATAGTATTGGGATACTATGCTCAAGATGAAAATGCTTATGACTCTCTTATTACTAATTATTCTCACCTCACTCAAGTTTCCACAGATTCATTTACATTCGACTCGAAGGGTAAAATTCTTGGTTCTGCCCCCAAGGAAGCTATTTCTTTTGCTAATAAGAAAAATATTGAAACGTTCGCAGCGGTTTCCAATTGGCAAGGAGATTACTTCAATGCGGCACTAGCTCACAAAATTGTAGACGATGCTAAAGTAAGGAAAGAGGCTATCAAAAGTATTCTTAACCTAGTTAAAACGAATCAATATAAAGGTATTAATATCGACTTTGAGAATATTGAGGCTAAGGATCGTAAAGCTTTCAGTAGTTTTATTGGAGAGATTTCTCAAACGTTACGACCTAAGGGATATCTAACAATGGTATCGGTTCCAGCTGAGTTTGAAAATGATCCTACTAATAGCTGGTCAGGTGCCTTCAATTACAAGGAATTAGGCAAGCATGCTGATTATATTCAAGTTATGACTTATGACCAGAATGGTCCATGGGGACCTTCTGGACCAGTAGCAGGTAAAGATTGGATGGAGGCTGCCATTGAGTACACTATATCTGAAATTCCTCTTCAAAAAGTAATTATTGGAGTACCAGCTTATGGTTATAATTGGAATGAAACGAAGAAGAATGGAGATATTATAGCTCTAAAAGAAATTCCTGCTTTGATTGCTTCAACAGGAGCTAAACCAGAATGGGATGAGTCTTCGTCTTCAATATCTCTCCGCTATCAGGCTGATGATGGTTCAAAACATGTGGTTTGGTACGAAAATGCAGCAAGTATCCAGGAAAAAACTCATTTAACAATAAAGTATAACCTCGCGGGTATCTCCATCTGGTCTATGGGAACTGAAGATTCAGGGTTCTGGCAAGCCATATCAGCTGGATTGAAAGAGTAA
- a CDS encoding 6-phospho-beta-glucosidase — translation MGPGLKVAVIGGGSSYTPELIEGFIRHYESFPVKHIVLVDIPEGLHKLTIVGGLAKRMVERSGLPINITLTLDRKEGLRDAHYVSTQMRVGLLEARKWDETIPLKYGMLGQETTGAGGMMKALRTIPVLLDICKDMELLCPDAWLLNFTNPSGMVTEAIMKHSSIRSIGLCNSPIAAYKWLSALYQVPEERIYCEFVGLNHLHWISRIEIDGESKLEELLDTGGSYSASNVPQLAWNATLIRAIGAIPSYYLKYYYLHREILAEQQAAAAIGETRAEMVKRLEDELFEIYKRPELVEKPKQLEQRGGAYYSEAAVNLMKAIHTDSGEVLTLNVMNGDTLDFLPQDVSIEVNCLVTKKGAVPVPITRIPDAAVGLIQAVKTYESLAIEAAVSGSREKALLALSSHPLTDSVCISEEMLNEMLEQNRKYLPQFFHGR, via the coding sequence ATGGGCCCTGGATTAAAGGTTGCTGTTATTGGGGGAGGCTCTTCCTATACCCCTGAGCTGATTGAAGGTTTCATCCGTCATTATGAGAGCTTTCCGGTTAAGCATATCGTGCTAGTGGATATTCCGGAAGGCCTTCATAAACTCACCATTGTTGGCGGGCTGGCGAAGCGAATGGTTGAACGAAGCGGACTGCCGATTAATATTACTTTAACTTTGGACCGCAAGGAAGGACTTAGGGATGCCCATTATGTATCTACACAGATGCGGGTAGGGTTGCTGGAGGCTAGAAAATGGGACGAAACGATCCCGTTGAAATATGGAATGCTCGGGCAGGAGACGACCGGAGCCGGCGGAATGATGAAGGCTCTTCGTACCATACCTGTACTCTTGGATATATGCAAGGATATGGAGTTATTATGTCCTGACGCCTGGCTACTTAATTTCACGAATCCGTCCGGAATGGTAACGGAAGCCATCATGAAGCATTCCAGCATCCGCTCCATTGGTTTATGCAATTCCCCGATCGCCGCCTACAAGTGGCTGTCTGCGCTCTACCAGGTGCCTGAGGAACGCATCTATTGCGAGTTTGTCGGGTTAAATCATCTGCACTGGATCAGCCGGATCGAGATTGATGGAGAGTCAAAGTTGGAGGAGTTGTTGGACACAGGGGGGAGTTACTCGGCCAGTAACGTGCCGCAGCTTGCTTGGAACGCTACGCTGATTCGGGCGATTGGCGCTATTCCGTCCTATTATCTGAAATATTATTACCTTCACCGTGAGATATTGGCGGAGCAGCAGGCTGCCGCAGCCATAGGCGAGACGAGGGCTGAGATGGTCAAGCGCCTTGAGGATGAACTATTTGAGATTTACAAGCGGCCAGAGCTAGTGGAGAAACCGAAGCAGCTGGAGCAGCGTGGAGGTGCCTATTATTCCGAGGCGGCTGTCAACCTGATGAAGGCGATTCATACGGATAGCGGAGAGGTTCTAACGCTAAACGTCATGAACGGCGATACCCTGGACTTTTTGCCACAGGATGTCAGTATCGAAGTGAATTGCCTGGTAACGAAGAAAGGAGCTGTTCCGGTACCTATTACACGAATACCGGATGCCGCAGTTGGCCTGATTCAAGCGGTGAAGACCTATGAGAGTCTGGCCATCGAAGCGGCGGTCTCGGGAAGCAGGGAGAAGGCACTGCTCGCCCTTAGCTCTCATCCGCTAACCGATTCCGTGTGTATATCAGAAGAGATGCTGAATGAAATGCTGGAGCAGAACCGTAAATATTTGCCGCAGTTCTTCCATGGGAGGTAA
- a CDS encoding N-acetylglucosamine kinase gives MNYYLGVDGGGSKTLAVVADETGRILGRGISGCGNHQLGAAIAESSITQAVDEAYAQAGLNKENITYATFGLAGADREADFRILRPIIGAMGLKKHRIVCDTVIAMRAGTRQTDGVVLICGSGTNGYGVNVAGEEVQIGGFGYEFGDFGGGGDLAVEVFRTVIRSWEGREQPTTLTSLTLNALTFETVEEMYHRFLDDGRRAPHTLAKLLFQAAPRDEVARKILERQGLELGKVASAVIHKLGMGNDSFDVVLAGSVLTRGEGDYVVRHIESQVTTAAPKCRLCILDLEPAAGAILLAMDENGVKSDSTVYEQLHQGLAVKERNVKWALD, from the coding sequence TTGAACTATTACTTGGGAGTAGATGGTGGAGGTAGTAAGACATTGGCCGTCGTGGCGGACGAAACGGGACGAATATTAGGCAGGGGAATCAGCGGCTGTGGCAATCATCAGCTTGGTGCTGCCATTGCAGAAAGTAGTATAACCCAGGCCGTTGATGAGGCTTATGCACAGGCGGGGCTTAACAAAGAGAATATCACTTACGCTACATTCGGGCTTGCGGGAGCCGATCGTGAGGCGGATTTCCGCATCTTACGTCCAATAATAGGTGCAATGGGTTTAAAGAAACATCGTATCGTATGCGATACTGTCATTGCCATGAGAGCCGGCACAAGGCAGACGGATGGGGTTGTCCTTATATGCGGAAGCGGGACGAATGGATATGGTGTTAACGTTGCAGGCGAGGAGGTTCAGATCGGAGGATTCGGTTATGAATTCGGCGATTTCGGCGGAGGCGGTGATCTGGCCGTCGAGGTGTTTCGGACAGTCATTCGTTCATGGGAAGGTAGGGAGCAGCCTACTACATTGACTTCGCTTACGTTGAATGCGCTTACCTTCGAGACCGTGGAAGAGATGTACCACCGTTTTTTGGACGATGGAAGAAGGGCACCACATACGCTGGCGAAACTGCTGTTTCAGGCTGCGCCTAGGGATGAAGTCGCAAGAAAAATATTGGAAAGGCAAGGTTTGGAGCTGGGGAAAGTCGCCAGTGCAGTTATTCATAAACTAGGTATGGGCAATGATTCCTTTGATGTTGTATTGGCCGGCAGCGTGCTAACTCGTGGAGAAGGAGATTATGTGGTTCGGCATATCGAGTCTCAGGTTACTACAGCAGCACCGAAATGCCGGTTGTGTATCTTGGACCTTGAGCCAGCAGCGGGTGCCATCCTGCTCGCAATGGATGAGAACGGAGTGAAATCAGATTCCACTGTATATGAACAATTGCACCAAGGACTTGCCGTAAAGGAGAGGAATGTGAAATGGGCCCTGGATTAA